The window CGGAAGTATTCTCGGTTCCGGCGTTCTCTAAACCACGCGCTTTGCATCAAATTTGGCTGAAGGATGTAGGGTTTGATGAAGCTCCCAAATACTCGGAGCGCATGGGCCTGGTCGAATTGGCCGACTTCCTGGAAGTGGCCGCAGCCCGGCTGGATTACGTAAAGATCGTTACCACCCAAGTTCTGTTCAGCCCCGCGGATTGGTTAAAGCGCAAGATCAAGACTTACCAACGCTTCGGCATTGAACCCTATCTGGACCACACCTACTTCATGCGCGCCTATCGACAGGGTGTTGTTGAAAAGGCCATTGTGGCCGGAAGCGAATTAGGGTTCAGGACTATAGAGTTCATGAATACGGGGACTGATGTAGGGACGGAGCAGTGGCGGGCCTGGAGACAACTAGCTCTCGATAACGACATGCGCATCATCTTTGAGTACCACCCTCCTCGAAATTGGGACCCCAACCAACCCGCATGCGCTTCGTCCTCACAAGAAATCCTGAAGGCTGCGGAGCCATTTCTTGAGGCTGGCTCATTCGCGGTCATGTTAGACCACGAGGAGTTCGATTTGCAGGGCGATCGAGCGGTCGACGAGATCGGAATGGTGATAGAAGCTTTAGGCCTGGAAACCCTCGTGTTCGAGGTCACGTCGCCCAAAGAAGGACCAAAAAATAAATTGCAACGAAATCTCGAAAGTTACTTCAAGATGTTTGGTCCCGAACTGAACGTGGCCAACATCATGCCGAGCCAAGCGATGTTTGTTGAGTCTATTCGTGAATCAGCATCAAACACTTAAACAATAATAAAAAACGTTAGTTAATGGTCCTTAATCCGAATGTTTATTCCGTGGTCAAGCCGAAGGAGCGTCAACTAGCTTCCTAACTTCATCTTCCCAGCTGCCTGCCACGCGGACGCCAAACTCTTTCTCCCCGCCCGTAGAATCAGTACCGGTAAGGTGCACTAGATCCTTAGGAAAAAATTTAGGAAACGGTGTTGGTACGTAATCAGTATTCAAAAAATGGTACGCCAAGCCAGCTCGTTCCTTGTCGGAGTTGTTACGTCTAGTTGAATGGGCAATCCCGAAATTAAAAAACACGACGCCACCTGCAGCGAGTGGGATAGGTACTGCCAGAGAATCGTCTACTTCAGTGTGTAGATGATGATTGCTCCCAGGGTCGCGCCCATGCTCAAGCACCATCTGATGAGAATTAGGAACTACATGCAGTGTACCGTTCGCAATCGTTGCGTCATGCATAGCTACCCACATGGCTGTTCCTTTAGTGGGGTCAGCAACTTGAAAATAGCCGTTATCCTGATGCCAATCAGTGCCCGTACCACTATGACCCGGTTTCAAGAAGATTTGGTCAAGAACCCTGACGACAGGATCCCCAATCAGTTGATTCACAGTTTCGAGAACTAGGTCATGGAACGGAAGGGAACGAAAAAGATGACTTTTGTCCTTCAGAGGGATTATCTGATAGTTAACATCTACATCGGAAGGTGTTGTACCGTCACCTTCCGTAGCTACATTGTGCCCCAAACCTTCTCTTTTAAAGCGCTCCAGTTCATGAAGCATTGCTCTAATCTCGTCATTATTGAAAAAATTTTCCACGGGCACGTAACCGTAATTGCGAAAGTGCTCTACTTGTTGCGTCGTAAGCATAAATGCCTCCGTAAAAACGATTCGTTCCAAAACATATCACTTTGTAGCACTATCCTAGTTACAAACCCCTTAAAGGGGCTGTTCTGGTCACGTGGTTTGATATACTTCTCTTCAATTATGGACAGCTTGAATGAACCGTATTTAGTAACCGAAGATCACGTAAAGCGTTTCCAAAAAAATGGTTACATCAAACTGAAGGAAGTGCTTTCGCCCAAAATCATTCGAGAATATGGTTCGGCAATTACTGACATGGTAAGAAAGCTCAACACCCAGAATCTTGATCTCAATGAGCGCAGTACTTACGGTAAGGCTTTTCTCCAAATCGGGAACATCTGGACTAAGAGCAAACAAGTCGCTGAGTTGGTACTTTCACAAAGACTAGGTCGCATTGCTGCAGAGCTCCTAAAAGTAGAGGGTGTGCGGTTGTACCATGATCAGGCTCTCTTTAAGGAGCCTGGAGGAGGTTTCACTCCGTGGCATGCTGATCAGCATTACTGGCCATTAAGTAATCCTAATTCAGTAACCGCTTGGATTCCGCTGCAGGCCATACCAATCAACATGGGACCACTTTCGTTTTGCATTGGTAGTCATCATCTACTCACCAACCGTGACATGGAAATTTCCGATGAAAGTGAGATTGCAATTGGGCGATCCCTTCGGGATTACGAAAAGGATGAGGGAGAATTTGATCTTGGTGAAGTGTCATTCCATCGTGGTTGGACTTTCCATCGGGCAGGGCCTAACAATACCAACCAAATGCGAGGCGTAATGACGATCATTTACTTTGAGGATGGAATGCGGTTGGCGCAACCGGTACGGGAGGCCCAGCACAATGATTGGGCAAAATATCTTCCTGGCGCAGAAGTAGGTAAACCTATTGATACTCCTCTTAACCCAGTGATCTACAGCCACAGAACGTAACTGCCGAACAAAAATCGCAAGCACAACTTGTGAGTTGTTCCGCTGTTAATGAAGCCAAGTGCAGTTGACCACAACGACGACGCCTATTGTTTCGTGAGTAACTGTACTGAGGTAGACTGGGTACTGCATTACCGCTAAAGGAGACCTAAACCGCCTAAGGTCGGTAAACAGTAACCATGACCCAACTTCACTGGACTATTAACAACACGGCTTCTCACCAAAAATGGGACTATGAAAAAGAACTAACTACCCCTCTGGCGCGAGCCCTCTCTTCCAAACCAGTAAGCAGCAGCGCAGATCATAAGTTCCACCGTTACTTAATGCTCCCAAATTACTGGGCTGATTGGTACCCTCGGAACGCCTTCCCAATGGGGAGTGTCACAGCAAATCGGACACGAAGAGATGACGGTGAATGGTCCTACAAAGTAATGCATTCCAATGATCAAAGTGGTGAACATCTGAATCTAAACTTTGCTTGTAAGGATGAACCACTCCGACCCCTTATATCTCCTTGGAATATTCGAACAAGCAACTCAGCAGATAGTAGTTACTCGGGCATAGACTGGACGGCGCAGTGTCAGAACGCCGAGGGTAAACTTAACGTTCAATTAACGACAGCCAACGGAATGTCTTTTGTGTCGGGAGTTTGCAATCCCCAAAACCCAACTGGTTTTTGGGCCCTCCTAGACATCCTTCCTGCTCTCGCGGGAGACACCGTAGATGACTTGTGTGTCCTAGAGGATCTCCAGATTCCAAAACTTAATTGCCGAATCCGGCCGCTTGAAAAGTGGACTTTCGAGCTACAAGGAGGACATCACCAACTATTTGGCTACTCCCTTCAAGGCGAGGGGTTACCACCAACTTACTGGTGGGTTACTGAGACCGGAGATGTTGCTTTGATTGCCATGACTTTCTCCACCTACGTGCTTGTTGAACGGGATGGGTGAGGAAAGTGCGGGAATCACCAAATGTCCTTTTCATAAGTACTGACCAGCAAACCTGGGACGCAGTATCAGCTTATGGCAATCCTCACGTTAATACTCCCAACATCGACCGACTTGTGGAGCATGGAGTGTCTTTCATGCGGAGTTACTGCACTGATCCGGTTTGTGCCGCTGCTCGAGCCAGTTGGATGACCGGACTATACACCTCTGAAAATGGCGTCCCTTTTAACGGTGGGCTTATGCACGATGATATTCCTGATTTGGGCCAAATACTTGAGCAGGATGGGATTCCGGCCTACCATGCAGGTAAATGGCATGTTGATGGACGGGAAGTACGCACTAGCTTCAGGAATCTTTACCAAGGTAAGACAGACATTGGTGCCAGTGGCGGCGAGTTTCATGATCGCGTGACAGTAAGAGCAGCAGTGGATTTTCTTGATCACCATCAGGGCGGCGAACCGTTTTATCTTCAGGTGCACCTAGTTAATCCGCACGAAATTTGCGAATACGGTCACAACCATGCATTCAAGATTATTCCCGGTCCTATAGAGCAAGATATTGTTGAAGAGGCTGAACTGCCACCCCTCCCACCAAACTTTGTTTACGATAATCGAGAAACCGTAGTCCAGCAGGTGTTTAGGCGAGGGGAAAGACCCTTAATTCACGCTGATAACAAGAACGGTATGAAGAACTGGACTGAAGAACAGTGGCGTTTCATGTCGTGGAATCTCTACCGATACGTTGAAGACGCCGATCAGAATATTGGCGTGATTCTGAATGCATTAGAAGCAAGTCGTCATTTCGAGAACACCCTGGTAGTCCTGTGTGGAGATCATGGCGAGGCAGCTGGTCGACATCACACCTTCCAGAAGTTCGCTTTGTACGAGGAAAGCATTCGCGTACCCACAATTATTGCGAGTCTGGGTGACAACCTTAAGGTCAATAAAGGGACTTTCGATAGGGATCATTTTGTATCCGGCGTTGATATCCTCCCTACTTTCCTTGATTACCTAGAAGTCAAGGCACCAAGCAACCTTCAGGGTAAGAGCCTCCGTCCTTTAGTGGAAGGGCGCGCTGTAGAATGGCCTGATTACGCCTATATAGAGAGTAACTACTGGGCAAGGGCTCTCCTCACGGATTCCTACAAATACGTGACGGAATACCGTCCGAAAAAAGTAGAGGATTACCTACCACAGGGGCCTGATCCCGACTCGCTAGGGCACGAACAACTCTTTGATCTTCATGAGGATCCCTGGGAGACCAAAAATCTTGCTTTCGAACCCAGCATGTTAAACGTACTGCAAGATTTTAGGACCCGACTTTTTGAACACGAACGCAACCTTCATAGACGTCCCCTGCGGGAGGGTGGTCCCCGTAAAGTAGTTGATGCTTGGGGCGACGCTCTGCGTTCACGGTGGCAGCAGGTAGATAGTTAAACAAAACCTTATGCCTGTTGAGGGACCCATAAAGAGTGATCGAATCCCTGCCAGCCCAATTTTATTGCGTGAGCTAGGTGCACAGCTTTCCTATCGTTAGTCTCTTCAATACGATCAATGATGTAGCCCTGCAACTGGCGTAACGTGTCCTTGTGTGCTGCTGAGTTGATTAAGTTGTTAGTCTCGAACGGATCATCTTCAAGATCGTAAAGTTCATCACCATCGAACAGCGCAGCCACATACTTAAAGCGATCAGTAATGCAAATACGTTGGGTGAGTTCCACAACATGACCATGGTGCTGGCAAATAACATGGTCCGGCCATGCAGCAGAAGCAGGTTCCTGGCATAACGTCAGGAGACTACGACTATGCATCTCTTCAGGCACTGTTATGCCCGCCGCATCAAGCATGGTTGCTGTTACATCTAGATTACTGATGGGTTGGCTATTACTCTGATCCGGGTTTATCGCTTCGGGCCACCTAACAGCTAATGGCACTCGTGCGACTTCCTCAATATAAGTAGTGGCCTTGTCCCACATTCCCCCATGGCTGGCTAGTGCATCCCCATGATCAGCGCACCAAATAACGAGAGTATTATCTTCCTGACCACTCTCACGGAGCGTATCGAGAATCGTCCCTACAGCCGCGTCCGTCTGGTAGCCCTGTCCGTACGCGCGCCCAAGAATAGTTTGCCAAGTTGACCATTCCGGCCATTCATGTGAACTACGGTGGTTGATATCCCTATGGAACGCGTATCGTAAAGGTCTACCCTCAAGGTCATCATTAAAAGTGGGGTACTCCGGAATGGTAGAAGGGTCTACCATTGAGGCGTAAGGTTCGCTCGGGTAATACGGTTGGTGTGGTCCCCAAAAACTCGCGACTAAACTCCAGGGCTGCTGATCATCCGACAGTTCACGAAGTTTTTCTGATGCTAAGTGGGCCACGAACTGCTCCTCATGAGCTTCTGGGGGTCCCTGAAGCACCCCGCTACCGTTCATAAAAGCCCAAGGAGAAGGATCATGAAGAGTGATTGTTTTGTCATTCCACTCGGGTCGGTTCAGATGGTAATCGATGTGTGCTCTAGCTTCACCGAAACCACGTTCTTCTGCGTAAGTCTTATAAGCTTCCGACATGTAAATTTTTCCGTAATCCGGCAGACTCCACCCTTCGATCCCGTAATCAGTGGGTAACCGTTCATGACCACAATGCCATTTGCCAACGTACGCATTGCGATAACCAGCATTTGACAAGTGATGACTGTAAAGCTCTTGACTCAAATCTATGTCACGTTTTCCTGGTCTCTCAGTGTTGAACAGTAGGCCGTGATGACTTGGGTAGAGTCCAGTCATCATGCTGGTCCGAGCAGGTGTGCAGATGGGAGCTACACAGTAAGCACGATCAAACTTTACGCCCTCCTGGCAGAAGGAATCGAACCGTGGCAACCTGTAATCGAACTCCCCAGGTCGATGGTGCCCATAATAAGCTTGATGATCCGTCAAGATGAAAAGGATGTTCGGCTGTTTAGACATAAATTTTACCCGTCCTTACTACTCGCTAGCGTGACTAAAACAATACCCTTAAAGAACTCTGTTCATTGTTCTTTAAACCTAACGCCACTGACAAGAATAAAATTCGTTAACTCCTTAACGGTTTTTTCCGCACTCACTGTAATTGGCTAGTTGTTTAGCCAAAGGTAAGCATCAACTTTCCAGCAAC is drawn from Trueperaceae bacterium and contains these coding sequences:
- a CDS encoding phytanoyl-CoA dioxygenase; its protein translation is MDSLNEPYLVTEDHVKRFQKNGYIKLKEVLSPKIIREYGSAITDMVRKLNTQNLDLNERSTYGKAFLQIGNIWTKSKQVAELVLSQRLGRIAAELLKVEGVRLYHDQALFKEPGGGFTPWHADQHYWPLSNPNSVTAWIPLQAIPINMGPLSFCIGSHHLLTNRDMEISDESEIAIGRSLRDYEKDEGEFDLGEVSFHRGWTFHRAGPNNTNQMRGVMTIIYFEDGMRLAQPVREAQHNDWAKYLPGAEVGKPIDTPLNPVIYSHRT